A region from the Lycium barbarum isolate Lr01 chromosome 8, ASM1917538v2, whole genome shotgun sequence genome encodes:
- the LOC132607706 gene encoding putative F-box protein At1g32420, which translates to MEEKHGFADDMEFEILTWLPAKSLMRFRCVSKAWNSLIRHNLNFIKLHNARSQARPPASRLLFEIQTCYRAVVESTSNLPTQLEGLSLQLARPRHYFNSTEITICSNHCNGLVCLYSHKDTQSYLYNITTGEIKALPFSLRLPEGWTPSFFLGFDPATKRYKLLHVVKCKKRTRIKILTLGTHSWRRLVCEKQYPFTSYSHTCTFLNGVLYWIELHKPITYFNFTEEKFRTIPFPQESYLNKMQSALWGKLAVNCRFAEKYNMVYDEVNKVFVEYNTNPDLENKKVALLAAENVDEKTYGNIVLATGSLNSASTSLVFPDRFRLIHVSSFVENIIPLTFIE; encoded by the coding sequence ATGGAGGAGAAGCATGGTTTTGCAGATGACATGGAATTCGAGATACTAACATGGCTTCCAGCTAAGTCTCTCATGAGATTTAGGTGTGTTTCTAAAGCTTGGAACAGTTTGATACGACATAATCTCAACTTTATCAAGTTGCACAATGCTCGTTCTCAAGCCCGTCCCCCGGCCAGCCGCCTCTTATTTGAAATACAAACATGCTATCGTGCAGTTGTAGAAAGCACTTCCAATCTCCCAACACAACTTGAAGGATTATCTTTACAACTCGCACGTCCTCGTCATTACTTCAACTCAACGGAGATCACTATTTGCTCAAATCATTGCAATGGCCTTGTTTGTCTCTATAGCCATAAAGATACTCAAAGTTACTTGTACAATATCACCACAGGGGAGATAAAAGCTTTACCATTTTCTCTGAGGCTTCCGGAAGGATGGACTCCTTCGTTTTTTCTGGGATTTGATCCAGCCACGAAAAGATACAAATTGCTTCATGTTGTTAAGTGCAAGAAAAGAACAAGGATCAAGATTCTAACTCTAGGAAcccattcttggagaagattAGTCTGTGAAAAGCAGTACCCCTTTACATCTTATTCTCACACTTGTACCTTCCTCAATGGGGTACTTTATTGGATTGAGTTGCACAAGCCTAttacctacttcaacttcacagaGGAGAAGTTTAGAACTATTCCATTCCCACAAGAGAGTTATTTGAATAAAATGCAAAGTGCACTATGGGGAAAGCTGGCTGTCAACTGTCGCTTCGCTGAAAAATATAATATGGTATACGATGAGGTCAATAAGGTTTTCGTGGAATATAACACTAATCCCGATTTGGAGAACAAGAAGGTTGCCTTGCTTGCAGCAGAAAACGTTGATGAGAAAACATATGGAAACATAGTTTTAGCAACAGGGAGCCTTAATAGCGCCTCAACTTCTTTGGTATTCCCCGATCGTTTTCGGTTAATTCATGTTAGCAGTTTTGTTGAGAATATTATCCCATTAACATTTATTGAGTAA